In Symmachiella dynata, the following are encoded in one genomic region:
- the purM gene encoding phosphoribosylformylglycinamidine cyclo-ligase, which yields MAAATYKDAGVDLELYQQAMARLPKMMQRTRTPRVLDLPGGFAGLFGLNRPGQPYEDPVLVSGTDGVGTKIKVAIQAKKYDTIGIDLVAMCVNDCLCLGAEPLFFLDYLALGKDEPELIAELVSGVSDACVETGSALLGGETAIMPDLYAAGDFDMAGFSVGVVERNRTIDGQRIQPGDVILGLDSSGFHSNGYSLIRKVVFEGASLSIDDTIPELGSTVAEVLLKPTRLYVSAIQAVLKQSLVVHGMAHNTGGGLQENVARILPEGCRAEIDRGSWQPLPEFAWLQQLGTIDRDEMFRVFNMGIGYVVIAPPENVAVIQQALTGQDVGNQVIGKIIAGEPGVDYTN from the coding sequence ATGGCCGCAGCGACTTATAAAGATGCCGGTGTTGACCTGGAGTTGTACCAGCAAGCCATGGCCCGTTTGCCAAAAATGATGCAACGGACGCGGACGCCGCGGGTGCTGGATTTGCCGGGGGGATTCGCCGGGCTGTTTGGGCTGAATCGTCCCGGGCAACCGTACGAAGACCCGGTGTTGGTCTCCGGAACGGACGGTGTGGGGACCAAAATCAAAGTCGCTATTCAGGCGAAAAAATACGATACGATCGGCATCGACCTAGTTGCGATGTGCGTGAATGATTGCCTCTGCCTGGGAGCGGAGCCGCTGTTTTTCCTGGATTATCTCGCACTCGGTAAAGACGAACCCGAATTGATTGCTGAGTTGGTCTCCGGGGTGAGCGACGCGTGTGTGGAAACAGGCTCGGCGCTGCTGGGGGGCGAAACGGCCATTATGCCCGACCTGTATGCCGCCGGCGATTTCGACATGGCGGGGTTTTCGGTGGGGGTTGTCGAACGAAACCGCACGATTGACGGGCAGAGAATTCAGCCGGGCGACGTGATTCTTGGACTTGACTCCAGTGGGTTTCACTCGAACGGCTACAGCTTGATCCGCAAGGTCGTCTTCGAGGGAGCCAGCTTGTCGATCGACGACACGATCCCCGAATTGGGATCAACTGTCGCCGAGGTGTTGTTGAAACCGACTCGGCTGTATGTCTCGGCCATTCAGGCGGTTTTGAAACAATCGCTCGTGGTGCATGGCATGGCGCATAACACCGGCGGTGGGTTGCAGGAGAACGTGGCCCGCATTCTTCCCGAGGGTTGCCGGGCGGAGATAGACCGTGGCAGCTGGCAACCGTTGCCGGAATTCGCTTGGCTGCAACAATTGGGAACTATTGACCGGGACGAAATGTTTCGCGTGTTCAATATGGGAATCGGCTATGTCGTGATCGCCCCGCCGGAAAACGTCGCTGTGATTCAGCAGGCGCTGACCGGGCAAGATGTGGGTAACCAGGTGATTGGCAAGATCATCGCCGGTGAACCGGGTGTGGACTACACGAACTGA
- the glnA gene encoding type I glutamate--ammonia ligase yields MTPKEFFEFAKEHGAEMVDLKFTDLLGTWQHCSYPVDTWSEGTFEDGVGFDGSSIRGWKAINQSDMLAIPDAATAKLDPFFARPTVSVIANIVDPITREEYARDPRSIARKGIDYLKQTGIADTCFVGPEPEFFIFDEVRYDQAQNHGFYEIDSVEGAWNTSRIEEPNLGYKPSYKGGYFPVSPTDSYHDLRGEMVYAMRDLGIVVEAHHHEVGTGGQCEIDMEFCDLLKMADQFMWFKYIIRNVAKNHGKTVTFMPKPVFDDNGSGMHTHMSLWKDGQSLMAGDGYAGLSETALHAIGGLLKHGRAVLAFAAPTTNSYKRLVPGFEAPVTLAMSQRNRSAAVRIPMYSSNPKAKRLEFRCPDPTANGYIMYTAMMMALIDGIQNKIDPGDPLDRDIYGMTPEELAETNTTPASLEEALNALEADSEFLTKGDVFTEDLIETWISYKRENEIDEFRLRPHPHEFALYYDS; encoded by the coding sequence ATGACCCCCAAAGAGTTCTTTGAATTTGCTAAAGAGCACGGCGCGGAAATGGTGGACCTGAAATTCACCGACTTGCTGGGCACTTGGCAGCACTGCTCTTATCCCGTCGACACCTGGAGTGAAGGCACGTTTGAAGACGGCGTGGGCTTTGACGGCTCATCGATTCGTGGCTGGAAGGCCATTAATCAATCCGACATGCTGGCCATCCCCGATGCCGCAACGGCCAAGCTGGACCCGTTTTTTGCCCGGCCGACGGTGAGCGTCATCGCAAACATTGTCGATCCGATCACCAGAGAAGAATACGCCCGCGATCCGCGGAGCATCGCTCGCAAAGGGATTGACTACCTGAAGCAAACCGGGATCGCCGATACCTGTTTTGTCGGCCCGGAACCGGAATTCTTCATCTTCGACGAAGTCCGTTACGATCAAGCACAAAACCACGGCTTCTATGAAATCGACTCGGTCGAAGGCGCTTGGAATACTTCGCGGATCGAAGAACCGAACTTGGGGTACAAGCCGAGTTATAAAGGCGGGTATTTCCCGGTCAGCCCGACCGACAGCTATCACGACCTGCGTGGCGAGATGGTGTATGCGATGCGGGATTTGGGCATTGTCGTCGAAGCCCATCACCACGAAGTGGGAACCGGCGGTCAATGTGAAATCGACATGGAATTCTGCGATCTGCTGAAAATGGCGGACCAGTTCATGTGGTTTAAATACATCATCCGCAACGTTGCCAAAAACCATGGCAAGACAGTGACGTTCATGCCCAAACCGGTCTTCGACGACAATGGCTCGGGTATGCATACCCACATGTCGTTGTGGAAAGACGGGCAATCACTGATGGCGGGCGACGGTTACGCCGGCTTGAGCGAAACGGCCTTGCACGCGATCGGCGGCTTGCTGAAACATGGCCGGGCTGTTCTGGCCTTTGCCGCTCCGACGACCAACTCCTACAAGCGGTTGGTGCCGGGCTTCGAGGCTCCGGTGACGTTGGCGATGTCGCAGCGGAACCGCTCAGCAGCTGTGCGGATTCCGATGTATTCCTCCAACCCGAAGGCCAAGCGGTTGGAATTCCGCTGTCCTGACCCGACGGCCAACGGATACATCATGTATACCGCTATGATGATGGCGCTGATCGACGGAATCCAAAACAAGATCGATCCGGGCGATCCGCTCGATCGGGACATCTATGGAATGACACCGGAAGAGTTGGCCGAAACCAACACGACCCCGGCATCGCTCGAAGAGGCGCTCAACGCGTTGGAAGCGGACAGCGAATTCCTGACCAAAGGGGATGTCTTCACCGAAGATCTGATCGAAACCTGGATCAGCTACAAGCGGGAGAACGAAATCGACGAATTCCGCTTGCGTCCTCACCCGCACGAGTTCGCCCTCTACTACGATAGTTGA